From the genome of Pseudoliparis swirei isolate HS2019 ecotype Mariana Trench chromosome 10, NWPU_hadal_v1, whole genome shotgun sequence, one region includes:
- the ucn3l gene encoding urocortin 3, like: protein MLSSLKTLLLLSVLCTPTSGLCLRLYRTGDELLCDDRMAVGVRSDVDGWGSLMQSAEYLSSSLTSSSSVESSRGKRTSSPANYRFVSRTKLRGQMIRNSSKGDRRSRLTLSLDVPTNIMNVLFDVAKAKNLRAKAAENARLLAHIGRRK from the coding sequence ATGCTCTCGTCCCTGAAGaccctgctgctgctctcggtcCTGTGCACGCCGACCTCCGGTCTGTGCCTGCGCCTTTACCGCACCGGCGACGAACTCCTGTGCGACGACCGGATGGCAGTCGGGGTCCGGAGCGACGTGGATGGCTGGGGGTCCCTGATGCAGTCCGCGGAgtacctctcttcctctttaacttcttcttcttctgtcgaaTCCAGCCGGGGAAAAAGGACTTCAAGTCCCGCAAACTACCGCTTCGTGAGCCGGACGAAGCTGAGAGGGCAGATGATCCGCAACAGCAGCAAAGGAGACCGCAGGAGCAGACTGACCCTGTCGCTTGACGTGCCGACCAACATCATGAACGTCCTCTTTGATGTCGCTAAGGCCAAAAACCTGCGCGCTAAGGCGGCCGAGAACGCGCGCCTGCTGGCTCATATTGGACGGAGGAAGTGA